TGTGGATGCCGGATGCCGAGCGCCGCATCCGCCAGTACCCTCACGAACTGTCCGGCGGGCAGCGACAGCGCGCGCTGATCGCCTCGGCCATCGCCGCGGATCCAGCCGTCCTCGTGGCGGACGAACCGACCACCGCGCTCGATGCGACGGTGCAGGCACGTGTCCTGGACCTGCTGCGCGAGATCGCCGACACCGGGACGGCCGTGGTCTTCATCAGTCACGACTTCGCCGCCGTCCGCAGGCTCGCGGACCGGGTGCTCGTGATGCGCCGCGGAGCGGTGGTCGAGAGCGGGCCGGTCGCCGATGTGCTGGGACGACCGCAGCACGAGTACACGCGACAGCTCATCGCGGCGACGATGCACGAGCCGCGGGTCTCGTCATCGGCGGCGTCCGCTCCCGTGCTCACCGTCGTGGAGGCGTCGAAGAGCTTCGGCGAGGTCCCCGCGGTCGTGGCGGCATCGTTCTCGGTCGCCGAGGGGCGCACACTCGGTGTCGTGGGGGAGTCGGGGTCGGGCAAGACGACTCTGGCGCGCATGATCGTCGGTGTCGAGCAGCCGGATGAGGGAACCCTGCGCTGGATCGGCGATCGTCGCGTGCAGCTCGTGCATCAGAACCCGCTCGGGGCCTTCGATCCGCGGTGGACGGTCGGACGCTCGCTGCGGGAGGCGCTCGAGGCGGGAGGGGTTCCTCGGGACCGACGTGCCGCACGTGTGGCCGCCCTTCTCGCCGAGGTCGACCTCGACCCTGTTCTCGCCGACCGGCGTCCGGCCGCGCTCTCCGGAGGCCAGCGCCAGCGCGCGGCCATCGCCCGGGCGCTCGCCGCCGAACCGGAGGTGCTCGTGCTCGATGAGCCGGTCTCGGCCCTCGACCCGTCGGTGCGCGAGCGCATCCTGGGTCTGCTGACGAGGCTGCAGCAGGAGCGCGGGCTGACGATGATCCTCGTCTCGCACGACCTCGACGTCGTGGGCGCGGTCGCCGACGACATCATCGTGATGCAGGACGGGCGCATCGTCGAGCAGGGGGCGACGGGTGACGTCTTCTCCGCGCCGCAGCATCCGTTCACCCGGGAGCTGCTCGACGCGAGCGGAACCGTCACTCCTTGATCTGGATACCCAGGCCGACGGCGATCACGGGGGCGAGCTGCTGCACCTGGAACCCGGTGAGCGTGGTGCCGCGCAGGCTGTTCGCATCGAGATAGGCGAGGGCGTCGAGACCGCGCAGGTCCACGTCCTTCGCCTTCATGCCCCGGGGATCGACCTCGTCGCTCGACGTGGCCGTGAAGCGCGCGCGGGTGACCTCGGCCTGGGGCAGATCGATCGCGCGGATGCGGCAGCCGGAGATCTCGACGTCGGTCGCGCGCACGGCACCGAGGTTCAGGTAGTCGATGCGCAGGTCGCGGAGCTCGAGCTCGTCGATGCGCGCACCACTGAGGTCGAGCGTGCCGATCCGGCCTCCGCTGATCCGCAGCCGCCGGATGCCGGCGTCGCGCATCTTCAGCGACGCGATGCGGACGCCGTCCATCGCGACGTCGAGGATCGTCGCTCCGGTGAGGTCGACCTCGTCGGCGTCGGCGCGCACCGTGCACTGCTCGAGCGACGCGTAGGCCAGATCGGCGCTCGCGGTGAGGTCGAGGCTCGCGGCGAGGAGGTCGCCGCTGCGCGTCGGGGCGGCCGGCTCGAACACGTCGGGAAGGTCGGGAGGGGAGATGCGGGGTGCAGCGGGAGATTCTGTCGTGCGGGGCATGGGTCGAGGCTAGTGGGGCGGACCGACAGTCGCGTCGCCCGTGCGCCTGGACAGGACTCGTGCGCCAGACAAGGGCATCCTGCGGCAGGTCGACCTTGTCAGACGTTCTTGTCCTGCGCTGGCGTACGAGTCGCACGGGCGGGCGGGTGGCCGGCGTAGGGGTTGGAATCGCCGCGCCAGTCTCGCTGCACAGGGAGTGCCCCTTTCGACCTGTCCACATCTGCGGCGTCCTCGCGGCGGGGCGACGCGACGACGGATGCCGGAGCGCCAGGCTGTTCCGGATGACGCGCCTCGATGAACTGTCCGCCTTCCTCACCGTTCTCGGCGGGGTCGCTCGCTCTGTGGTCGTCGCGGAGCGGGGGTTCTCCCGCCGGACGGTCGATGCGGGCGTGGCGCGCGGGATCATCACGAGACCTCGTCGCGGATGGATCGCGGCGACGGATGCCGATAGGCAGCTGGTGGCCGCCGCACGGTTGGGGGTGGTGCTGACCTGCCGCACTCAGGCGAGCCGTCTCGGCTTGTGGCTGCATGATCACCGTGGTCGACCGCACTTCGCGGTGCCGCCGCACAGCGCGCCGCAGCTCCCCGTGGATGCGAAGCTGCACTGGGGACGTGTGCCTCTGCCGCGGCATCCGGACGCGCTCGCCGACCCGGTGGAGAACGTCCTGGCGCACATCGCCGAATGCGAGCCATTCGAACAGGCACTCGCGACCTGGGAATCGGCGCTCCACGGGGGACTGGTGACGGTGGAGTCGCTGCACGGCCTCGCCTGGAAGCCGGCCGCGAGGGGGATCCTGCTCCGCGCGTCGCCGTTCGCCGATGCCGGGCTCGAGACCTACGTGCGCGAGCGGCTTCGCTGGCTGAAGCTGCGCGTCCTGGTGCAGATCTGGATCGCCGGCCATCGTGTCGACACGCTCATCGGAGATCGCCTCGTCCTGCAGATCGACGGAGCGCACCATACGGGATCCCAGCGGTCCGAGGACATCCGCCACGATGCGGAGTTGTTGCTGATGGGGTACCGGGTGATCCGGGGGGAGATGTGCGCCTCGCAAGGATGCATCGGCCGTATCCGGCCTTGCGAAGAGCACATCTCCGCGCGGGGCGCTCACGCGCGGCGCAGGCCTCCGCGCCGGAGCGTACAATGGACGCACGAGCATCGATCCGGCATCACCGGGGAGCTCTCGGAAGAACGCTTCGGCAGGCTCAGCGCAGGCAGAAGTCAGTAGAACCGAGCGGGGCAGGCCCGTCACAGCCGCAGTGAGAGTGGCCCGCCGTGAGGCGCGCACGCGAGGTGGTACCGCGGTCCGCGAGGATCGTCCTCGCAGGAGCATCCGCCACGACGATCACTGCGAGACACGATGACCTACCCCCGCCCTTCGACAAGCTCAGGGACCTCCTCCTTCGGCCCCGCCGCCGACTCCGTCGCGCCGAGCCCCCGCTTCCCCCAGATCGAGGAGGAGGTGCTCGACTTCTGGAAGGCCGACGACACCTTCCGCGCCTCGATCGCGCAGCGCGAGGGATCGCCCGAGTGGGTGTTCTACGACGGTCCGCCGTTCGCCAACGGTCTGCCCCACTACGGTCACCTGCTCACGGGTTATGCGAAGGACGTGTTCCCGCGCTTCCAGACCATGACCGGCCACAAGGTCGACCGCGTCTTCGGCTGGGACACCCATGGGCTCCCCGCCGAGCTCGAGGCGATGAAGCAGCTCGGCATCACGGAGAAGAGCGAGATCGAGGCCATGGGCATCGACGTCTTCAACGCGAAGGCGAAGAGCTCGGTGCTGGCGTACACGCACGAGTGGCAGGACTACGTCACCCGTCAGGCCCGCTGGGTCGACTTCGACCGCGGCTACAAGACGCTCGACCTCGGCTACATGGAGAGCGTGCTGTGGGCGTTCAAGACCCTGTACGACAAGGGTCTCGCCTACGAGGGGTACCGGGTGCTCCCGTACTGCTGGCGCGACGAGACGCCGCTCTCGGCGCACGAGCTCCGCATGGACGACGACGTGTACCAGATGCGTCAGGACCCCTCGGTCACGGTCACGTTCCCGCTGACCGGCGCCAAGGCGGAGTCGCTCGGCCTCACCGGCGTGCGGGCCCTCGCCTGGACGACCACGCCCTGGACTCTCCCGACGAACCTCGCGCTCGCCGTGGGACCCGACATCGACTACGTCGTCCTCCCCGCGGGTCCCGCCGGCGCGGCCGACGTGCATCAGACGCCGGGAACGACGGATGCCGCGGTCGAGGCCTCCGCCCACCGCTACCTGCTCGCGCGCGATCTGCTCGGCGGATACGCGAAGGATCTCGGCTACGAGAACGCCGAGGAGGCGCTCGCCGCCGTCGACGCGACCGTCCGCGGCTCCGAGCTGCAGGACGTCACCTACGACCGGCTGTTCGACTACTACGCGGATGCCGAGACCTACGGCACCGAGAACGCCTGGCGCATCCTCGTCGACGACTACGTCACCACAACGGACGGCACCGGCATCGTGCACCAGGCTCCGGCCTTCGGTGAGGACGACCTCCGGGTGGCGGGAGCCGCCGGCATCCCCACGATCCTCTCGCTCGACGACGGCGGTCGCTTCCTCCCGAACGTCACCGACGTCGCCGGGGAGCTCTGGATGGAGGCGAACACGCCGCTCGTCCGGATCATCCGCGACAACGGACGCCTCATCCGTCTGCAGAGCTACGAGCACTCGTACCCGCACTGCTGGCGCTGCCGGAACCCTCTGATCTACAAGGCCGTGTCGAGCTGGTTCATCCGCGTCACGGACATCAAAGACGACATGCTCGCGAACAACGAGCAGATCACCTGGGTGCCGGAGAACGTCAAGCACGGCCAGTTCGGCAAGTGGCTCGAGGGCGCACGCGACTGGTCGATCAGCCGCAACCGCTATTGGGGCTCGCCGATCCCGATCTGGAAGAGCGACGACCCGGAGTACCCGCGCGTCGACGCCTACGGATCGCTGGGGGACCTCGAGCGCGACTTCGGCACGCTGCCGCGCAACCCCGAGGGCGAGATCGACCTGCACCGCCCGTACATCGACGACCTCACCCGCCCGAACCCGGACGACCCCACCGGCAAGAGCACGATGCGCCGCATCGAGGACGTGTTCGACGTGTGGTTCGACTCCGGCTCGATGCCGTACGCGCAGGTGCACTACCCGTTCGAGAACCAGGAGTGGTTCGACTCGCACGCGCCGGCCGACTTCATCGTCGAGTACATCGGGCAGACCCGCGGATGGTTCTACGTCATGCACGTGCTGTCCACCGCGCTCTTCGACCGTCCCGCGTTCACGGGCGTCAGCTGCCACGGCATCGTGCTCGGCAGCGACGGCTACAAGATGTCGAAGTCGCTGCGGAACTACCCGGACGTGTCCGAGGTGCTCGACCGCGACGGCTCCGACGCGATGCGCTGGTTCCTGATGTCGAGCTCCGTTCTGCGCGGCGGCAACCTCGCCGTGACGGAGGAGGGGATCCGCGCCGGCGTCCGCGAGTTCCTGCTGCCGCTGTGGAACTCCTGGTACTTCTTCGCGACGTATGCCAACGCTTCGGGCCCGGACGGGTACGAGGCGTCGTGGCGCACCGACTCCACGGATGTGCTCGACCGCTACATCCTGGCGCGCCTGGGCGACCTCGTGCGCGAGGTGCGCTCCGACCTGGAAGGCCTCGACTCGACGACGGCATCCGCTCGTCTGCGCGACTTCGCCGAGGTCCTGACGAACTGGTACATCCGGCGCTCGCGCGACCGGTTCTGGGTCGGCGTGACCGACGACCCGAAGAGCCGGGAGGCCTTCGACACGCTCTACACGGTGCTGGAGACGCTGACCCGCGTCGCCGCCCCGCTCGTGCCGCTGGTCAGTGAGCGCGTCTGGCAGGGGCTCACCGGCGGCCGCAGCGTGCACCTGCAGGACTGGCCGGACGCCGCCGCGTTCCCGGCAGCCGACGACATCCGCGATGCGATGGATGCCGTGCGCGAGCTCTCCAGCGTCGGAAACGCGCTCCGCAAGAAGGAGAAGTTGCGAGTGCGCCTGCCGCTGGCCCGCCTCACGGTCGTGTCGCCGCAGGCCGCGTCGCTCGGGCAGTTCGAGGACATCCTCCGCGAGGAGCTCAACGTCAAGGCGGTCGAGCTGGTGACGCTCGCCGAGAGCACGGCCGCCGACTACGGCATCACGCACCGCCTCAGTGTGAATGCCCGAGCGGCCGGTCCGCGTCTGGGCAAGAACGTCCAGACGGTGATCAAGGCGGCGAAGGCCGGCGACTGGTCGCAGGTCGACGGTGTGGTGACCGCCGGCGGGCTGGCTCTGGAGCCTTCCGAGTACGAACTCGCGCTGGAGACCACCGGTCGACCCGAGGGCGAGGCACTCGCCATCGTGCCGTCGGGCGGCTTCGTGCTGCTCGACACGCAGACCACGCCGCAGCTCGAGGCGGAGGGGCTCGCCAGAGATGCGATCCGTGTCGTCCAGGAGGCGCGCAAGAACGCGGGCCTCGACGTCAGCGACCGCATCGTCCTCGCGCTCAACGCCGCACCGGAGCACGCCGCGGCGCTCGAGGAGCACGCGGAGCTGATCGCGGCCGAGACGCTCTCGGTGGCGTTCGCCGTGCAGGCGACGGAGGAGATGGAGACGCTGGTGGATGACGTGACCAGTCCGGGTGACGGGGTCTTCCGCTCCGGCGCCCGCGCGCTCGGCGCCACGAAGGCACCGATCATCGTGACCATCGATGCCACGGCGGTCGTCAGCGGAAAGGCGGCGTCATG
This genomic interval from Microbacterium sp. LWH11-1.2 contains the following:
- a CDS encoding DNA/RNA helicase, yielding MTRLDELSAFLTVLGGVARSVVVAERGFSRRTVDAGVARGIITRPRRGWIAATDADRQLVAAARLGVVLTCRTQASRLGLWLHDHRGRPHFAVPPHSAPQLPVDAKLHWGRVPLPRHPDALADPVENVLAHIAECEPFEQALATWESALHGGLVTVESLHGLAWKPAARGILLRASPFADAGLETYVRERLRWLKLRVLVQIWIAGHRVDTLIGDRLVLQIDGAHHTGSQRSEDIRHDAELLLMGYRVIRGEMCASQGCIGRIRPCEEHISARGAHARRRPPRRSVQWTHEHRSGITGELSEERFGRLSAGRSQ
- a CDS encoding pentapeptide repeat-containing protein; this encodes MPRTTESPAAPRISPPDLPDVFEPAAPTRSGDLLAASLDLTASADLAYASLEQCTVRADADEVDLTGATILDVAMDGVRIASLKMRDAGIRRLRISGGRIGTLDLSGARIDELELRDLRIDYLNLGAVRATDVEISGCRIRAIDLPQAEVTRARFTATSSDEVDPRGMKAKDVDLRGLDALAYLDANSLRGTTLTGFQVQQLAPVIAVGLGIQIKE
- a CDS encoding ABC transporter ATP-binding protein, whose product is MSAALELQGLRIAFDGASVVDGVSLTVAPGECVAIVGESGAGKSFTARALLGLTPTDADVHVDRLVIDGTDAAALGEREWRKLRGARIGLVSQDALVSLDPLQRIGAEIAEPLRLHGIVHGRTALAERVRSLLARVWMPDAERRIRQYPHELSGGQRQRALIASAIAADPAVLVADEPTTALDATVQARVLDLLREIADTGTAVVFISHDFAAVRRLADRVLVMRRGAVVESGPVADVLGRPQHEYTRQLIAATMHEPRVSSSAASAPVLTVVEASKSFGEVPAVVAASFSVAEGRTLGVVGESGSGKTTLARMIVGVEQPDEGTLRWIGDRRVQLVHQNPLGAFDPRWTVGRSLREALEAGGVPRDRRAARVAALLAEVDLDPVLADRRPAALSGGQRQRAAIARALAAEPEVLVLDEPVSALDPSVRERILGLLTRLQQERGLTMILVSHDLDVVGAVADDIIVMQDGRIVEQGATGDVFSAPQHPFTRELLDASGTVTP
- the ileS gene encoding isoleucine--tRNA ligase, with translation MTYPRPSTSSGTSSFGPAADSVAPSPRFPQIEEEVLDFWKADDTFRASIAQREGSPEWVFYDGPPFANGLPHYGHLLTGYAKDVFPRFQTMTGHKVDRVFGWDTHGLPAELEAMKQLGITEKSEIEAMGIDVFNAKAKSSVLAYTHEWQDYVTRQARWVDFDRGYKTLDLGYMESVLWAFKTLYDKGLAYEGYRVLPYCWRDETPLSAHELRMDDDVYQMRQDPSVTVTFPLTGAKAESLGLTGVRALAWTTTPWTLPTNLALAVGPDIDYVVLPAGPAGAADVHQTPGTTDAAVEASAHRYLLARDLLGGYAKDLGYENAEEALAAVDATVRGSELQDVTYDRLFDYYADAETYGTENAWRILVDDYVTTTDGTGIVHQAPAFGEDDLRVAGAAGIPTILSLDDGGRFLPNVTDVAGELWMEANTPLVRIIRDNGRLIRLQSYEHSYPHCWRCRNPLIYKAVSSWFIRVTDIKDDMLANNEQITWVPENVKHGQFGKWLEGARDWSISRNRYWGSPIPIWKSDDPEYPRVDAYGSLGDLERDFGTLPRNPEGEIDLHRPYIDDLTRPNPDDPTGKSTMRRIEDVFDVWFDSGSMPYAQVHYPFENQEWFDSHAPADFIVEYIGQTRGWFYVMHVLSTALFDRPAFTGVSCHGIVLGSDGYKMSKSLRNYPDVSEVLDRDGSDAMRWFLMSSSVLRGGNLAVTEEGIRAGVREFLLPLWNSWYFFATYANASGPDGYEASWRTDSTDVLDRYILARLGDLVREVRSDLEGLDSTTASARLRDFAEVLTNWYIRRSRDRFWVGVTDDPKSREAFDTLYTVLETLTRVAAPLVPLVSERVWQGLTGGRSVHLQDWPDAAAFPAADDIRDAMDAVRELSSVGNALRKKEKLRVRLPLARLTVVSPQAASLGQFEDILREELNVKAVELVTLAESTAADYGITHRLSVNARAAGPRLGKNVQTVIKAAKAGDWSQVDGVVTAGGLALEPSEYELALETTGRPEGEALAIVPSGGFVLLDTQTTPQLEAEGLARDAIRVVQEARKNAGLDVSDRIVLALNAAPEHAAALEEHAELIAAETLSVAFAVQATEEMETLVDDVTSPGDGVFRSGARALGATKAPIIVTIDATAVVSGKAAS